The proteins below are encoded in one region of Streptomyces marianii:
- a CDS encoding lactococcin 972 family bacteriocin produces the protein MKKRSALKATLASAALILGAAAPAMAITVDVGGGRWSYDQGANSAWSNYYHSKNKHASSVKIGANIFRSGCTSAGSWSLASGGKNGGTVSWYYDPSC, from the coding sequence ATGAAGAAGAGAAGTGCTCTGAAGGCCACGCTCGCCTCCGCGGCGCTGATTCTCGGAGCAGCCGCTCCGGCGATGGCCATCACGGTGGACGTCGGCGGCGGTCGGTGGTCCTACGACCAGGGGGCGAACAGTGCCTGGTCAAACTACTACCACTCGAAGAACAAGCACGCATCCTCCGTGAAGATCGGTGCCAACATTTTCCGGAGTGGCTGCACTTCGGCCGGTAGCTGGTCGCTGGCGTCCGGTGGAAAGAACGGCGGCACGGTTAGCTGGTACTACGACCCGAGCTGCTGA
- a CDS encoding ABC transporter ATP-binding protein: protein MIDVEGLSKSFGERTLWRDISLTVGRGEMLALTGPSGSGKSTLLNCLGLLDRPSAGAIRHEGKDITRFGRREVRLFRRDVLGYLFQGYALIENATVEENLEVAVKPRRALRDKAGASLAEALQRVGLAGRHKETVHRLSGGEQQRVALARLIVQQPTLVLADEPTAALDRDNTAMVLDSLREMSRAGCAVVIATHDDIVRDACDNVFALGTPLVAQ from the coding sequence GTGATTGACGTCGAGGGACTGTCGAAGAGTTTCGGCGAGCGAACGCTGTGGCGCGATATCAGCCTGACGGTAGGTCGTGGCGAAATGCTCGCCCTCACCGGTCCGAGCGGCTCCGGCAAGTCGACTCTCCTGAACTGCCTGGGGCTGCTCGACAGACCGAGTGCCGGGGCCATTCGCCACGAGGGGAAGGACATCACACGTTTCGGCAGGCGCGAGGTTCGCCTGTTCCGCAGAGATGTTCTCGGGTACCTCTTCCAGGGGTACGCCCTCATCGAGAACGCCACTGTCGAGGAGAACCTGGAAGTGGCCGTGAAGCCGCGTCGTGCGCTCCGGGACAAGGCCGGCGCGTCCCTCGCGGAAGCACTGCAGCGCGTCGGGCTGGCTGGGCGGCACAAGGAGACGGTCCACCGCCTCAGCGGTGGGGAGCAGCAGCGTGTGGCCCTCGCCCGTCTCATCGTCCAGCAGCCGACGCTCGTCCTCGCGGACGAGCCGACCGCCGCTCTGGACCGTGACAACACCGCCATGGTTCTGGACTCGCTACGGGAAATGAGCCGAGCCGGGTGTGCAGTAGTGATCGCCACACATGACGACATCGTCCGTGATGCCTGTGACAACGTGTTCGCCCTGGGAACGCCGCTCGTGGCCCAGTGA